Proteins from a genomic interval of Corvus moneduloides isolate bCorMon1 chromosome 6, bCorMon1.pri, whole genome shotgun sequence:
- the F2 gene encoding prothrombin — MAHTKTSLLRGLLFSSLLHLTLSHDRVFLEKGQALSLLKRPRRANKGFLEEMLKGNLERECLEEICSYEEAFEALESTDQTDTFWSKYQVCQGLRISRTVLDACLEGNCALGLGQNYRGTISHTKSGIECQVWTSKYPHIPKFNATIYPNLIENYCRNPDNSEGPWCYTRDPTVEREECPIPVCGEDRTTVPFTPRATPPVPVEPCEPEKGMLYTGTLSVTVSGAKCLPWNSEKAKEVLHGKHIDPDVELQENYCRNPDRDDEGVWCVTDEPPYFDYCDLHYCDSLLEDENHEFEGISGRSTIPQEFKTFFDDKTFGSGEADCGIRPLFEKKKVTDQSEKELLESYMGGRVVGGDDAEVGSAPWQVMLYKKSPQELLCGASLISDSWILTAAHCLFYPPWDKNLTTNDILVRIGKHVRAKYEKNKEKIALLDKIIIHPKYNWRENMDRDIALMHLKRPISFSDYIHPVCLPTKEVVQRLMLAGYKGRVTGWGNLKETWATNPSNLPKVLQQVNLPIVDQSTCKASTRVKVTDNMFCAGYSPDDLKRGDACEGDSGGPFVMKNPDDNRWYQVGIVSWGEGCDRDGKYGFYTHVFRLKKWMRKAIEKHGR; from the exons ATGGCGCACACCAAAACCAGCCTACTGAGGGgcctgctcttctccagccttCTGCACCTCACCTTGAGCCATGACAGAG ttttcctggaaaagggGCAGGCATTGTCCCTGCTCAAGCGCCCACGACGTGCCAACAAGGGATTTCTAGAAGAGATGCTTAAGGGAAACCTGGAGCGAGAGTGCCTGGAGGAGATATGCAGTTATGAGGAGGCTTTCGAAGCCCTTGAATCCACTGATCAGACG gaCACATTTTGGTCAAAATACCAAG TATGTCAGGGCCTGAGAATATCTAGGACAGTTCTGGATGCTTGTCTAGAAG GTAACTGCGCTCTTGGGCTGGGCCAGAACTATCGGGGAACAATTAGCCACACCAAGTCTGGGATTGAATGTCAGGTGTGGACAAGCAAATATCCACATATTCCTAA ATTTAATGCCACCATTTATCCCAACCTCATTGAGAACTACTGCAGGAACCCAGACAACTCAGAAGGCCCGTGGTGCTATACCCGAGACCCAACGGTGGAACGGGAGGagtgtcccatccctgtgtgTG GTGAAGACAGAACAACAGTTCCATTTACTCCACGGGCCACACCACCTGTACCAGTGGAGCCTTGTGAACCAGAGAAAGGCATGCTTTACACGGGGACCCTCTCAGTCACTGTGTCTGGAGCCAAGTGTCTGCCGTGGAACTCTGAGAAAGCCAAAGAGGTGCTCCATGGAAAACACATTGACCCAGAcgtggagctgcaggagaattACTGTCGGAATCCAGACAGAGATGACGAGGGTGTCTGGTGTGTCACAGATGAACCACCCTACTTTGACTACTGTGATCTGCACTACTGCG ACAGCTTGCTAGAGGATGAGAACCATGAGTTCGAGGGAATATCAGGACGTTCTACCATTCCTCAGGAATTCAAAACCTTCTTTGATGACAAAACTTTTGGTTCAGGTGAAGCAG ATTGTGGCATTCGTCCtttatttgagaagaaaaaggtaaCAGACCAAAGTGAGAAGGAGCTGTTGGAGTCCTACATGGGAGGCAGAGTTGTTGGTGGAGATGACGCAGAAGTTGGCAGCGCCCCCTG GCAGGTGATGCTCTACAAAAAGTCTCCTCAAGAGCTGCTGTGTGGTGCCAGCCTCATCAGTGACAGCTGGATCCTGACTGCTGCTCATTGTCTTTTTTATCCACCCTGGGACAAGAACTTAACTACAAATGACATATTGGTGCGGATTGGCAAGCACGTAAGAGCAAA AtatgaaaagaataaagagaagATTGCTCTTTTGGATAAAATCATCATCCATCCCAAGTACAACTGGAGAGAGAACATGGACCGAGACATTGCACTCATGCATTTAAAGAGACCCATCAGCTTCAGTGACTACATCCATCCTGTCTGCCTGCCTACCAAAGAGGTCGTGCAGAG GCTGATGCTGGCAGGTTACAAAGGGAGGGTAACTGGTTGGGGAAACTTGAAAGAAACATGGGCCACTAACCCCAGCAACCTGCCCAAAGTTCTGCAACAGGTCAATCTGCCCATTGTAGACCAAAGCACCTGCAAGGCATCCACCAGAGTTAAAGTCACTGACAACATGTTTTGTGCAG GTTACAGTCCTGACGACTTAAAGAGAGGAGATGCCTGCGAAGGGGACAGTGGGGGACCTTTTGTAATGAAG aACCCAGATGACAACCGCTGGTATCAAGTGGGAATAGTTTCATGGGGAGAAGGCTGTGACCGAGATGGCAAATACGGATTTTATACCCATGTATTCCGCCTGAAAAAGTGGATGCGAAAAGCCATCGAAAAGCATGGGCGATAG